The Canis lupus dingo isolate Sandy chromosome 8, ASM325472v2, whole genome shotgun sequence genome has a segment encoding these proteins:
- the LOC112657190 gene encoding L-lactate dehydrogenase A chain-like isoform X2 has protein sequence MATLKDQLIQNLLKEDNISQNKITVIGVGAIGMTCAISILMKDLADELALVDVMEDKLKEETMDLQHSSLFFRTPKIVSGKDYNVTANSKLAIITAGACQQEGESRLNLIQRNLNIFKFIIPNIIKYSPNCKLLVVSNPVNIFTYVAWKITGFPKNCIIGSDCNLDSARFRYLIGERLGVHPLSCHRWVLGEHGDSSVPVWSGANVAGVSLKNLHPDLGTDADKEQWKEVYKQVVDKCRYTLGDPKGTAVLKFSNVPRHYLDYDKILVGGCVCCPYYLTCYSSSNIKMG, from the exons ATGGCAACTCTCAAGGATCAGCTGATTCAGAATCTTCTTAAGGAAGACAATATCTCCCAGAATAAGATTACAGTCATTGGGGTTGGTGCTATTGGCATGACTTGTGCCATCAGTATCTTAATGAAGGACTTGGCAGATGAACTcgctcttgttgatgtgatggaaGACAAATTGAAGGAAGAGACGATGGATCTCCAGCACAGCAGCCTTTTCTTTAGAACACCAAAAATTGTCTCTGGCAAAGACTATAATGTGACTGCAAACTCCAAGCTGGCTATTATCACGGCTGGGGCATGTCAGCAAGAGGGAGAAAGTCGTCTTAATTTGATCCAGCGTAACCTGAACATCTTTAAGTTCATCATTCCTAATATTATCAAATACAGCCCAAACTGCAAGTTGCTTGTTGTTTCCAATCCAGTGAATATCTTTACCTATGTGGCTTGGAAGATAACTGGCTTTCCCAAAAACTGCATTATTGGAAGTGATTGCAATCTGGATTCAGCCCGGTTCCGTTACCTAATAGGGGAAAGGTTGGGAGTTCACCCATTAAGCTGTCATAGGTGGGTCCTTGGAGAGCATGGAGACTCCAGTGTGCCTGTATGGAGTGGAGCAAATGTTGCTGGTGTCTCTCTGAAGAATCTGCACCCTGACTTAGGCACTGATGCAGATAAGGAACAGTGGAAAGAGGTTTACAAACAGGTGGTTGACA AATGCAGATACACTTTGGGGGATCCAAAAGGAactgcagttttaaaattttctaatgtaCCACGTCACTATCTAGACTACGACAAGATTTTAGTTGGAGGTTGTGTATGTTGTCCTTATTATTTGACCTGTTACTCAAGTAGTAATATTAAAATGGGCTAA
- the LOC112657190 gene encoding L-lactate dehydrogenase A chain-like isoform X1: MATLKDQLIQNLLKEDNISQNKITVIGVGAIGMTCAISILMKDLADELALVDVMEDKLKEETMDLQHSSLFFRTPKIVSGKDYNVTANSKLAIITAGACQQEGESRLNLIQRNLNIFKFIIPNIIKYSPNCKLLVVSNPVNIFTYVAWKITGFPKNCIIGSDCNLDSARFRYLIGERLGVHPLSCHRWVLGEHGDSSVPVWSGANVAGVSLKNLHPDLGTDADKEQWKEVYKQVVDSAYEVIKLKGYTSWAIGLSVADLAESITKNFRWVHPISTMIKGLYGIKDDVFLSVPCILGQNGISDVRVTLTPEEEAHLKNADTLWGIQKELQF; encoded by the coding sequence ATGGCAACTCTCAAGGATCAGCTGATTCAGAATCTTCTTAAGGAAGACAATATCTCCCAGAATAAGATTACAGTCATTGGGGTTGGTGCTATTGGCATGACTTGTGCCATCAGTATCTTAATGAAGGACTTGGCAGATGAACTcgctcttgttgatgtgatggaaGACAAATTGAAGGAAGAGACGATGGATCTCCAGCACAGCAGCCTTTTCTTTAGAACACCAAAAATTGTCTCTGGCAAAGACTATAATGTGACTGCAAACTCCAAGCTGGCTATTATCACGGCTGGGGCATGTCAGCAAGAGGGAGAAAGTCGTCTTAATTTGATCCAGCGTAACCTGAACATCTTTAAGTTCATCATTCCTAATATTATCAAATACAGCCCAAACTGCAAGTTGCTTGTTGTTTCCAATCCAGTGAATATCTTTACCTATGTGGCTTGGAAGATAACTGGCTTTCCCAAAAACTGCATTATTGGAAGTGATTGCAATCTGGATTCAGCCCGGTTCCGTTACCTAATAGGGGAAAGGTTGGGAGTTCACCCATTAAGCTGTCATAGGTGGGTCCTTGGAGAGCATGGAGACTCCAGTGTGCCTGTATGGAGTGGAGCAAATGTTGCTGGTGTCTCTCTGAAGAATCTGCACCCTGACTTAGGCACTGATGCAGATAAGGAACAGTGGAAAGAGGTTTACAAACAGGTGGTTGACAGTGCCTATGAGGTGATCAAACTGAAAGGCTACACTTCCTGGGCCATTGGACTGTCTGTGGCAGATTTGGCAGAAAGTATAACGAAGAATTTTAGGTGGGTGCATCCAATTTCCACCATGATTAAGGGTCTCTATGGAATAAAAGATGATGTCTTCCTTAGTGTTCCTTGCATCTTGGGGCAGAATGGAATCTCCGATGTGAGAGTGACTCTGACTCCTGAGGAAGAGGCCCATTTGAAGAATGCAGATACACTTTGGGGGATCCAAAAGGAactgcagttttaa